One part of the Flavobacterium johnsoniae UW101 genome encodes these proteins:
- the dinB gene encoding DNA polymerase IV encodes MSDVPTYRKIIHIDMDAFYASVEQMDNPALRGKPLAVGGSENRGVVAAASYEARKFGVRSAISGVLAKKYCPEIIFVRPRFDRYKEISSKIHKIFHEYTDLVEPLSLDEAYLDVTQNKKGNPSASLLAQEIRTRIFNEVGLTASAGISVNKFVAKIASDINKPNGQKTVNPDEIIPFLEELPIRKFYGVGKVTTEKMYQLGIFTGSDLKSKSLEFLEKHFGKSGAFYYSVVRGIHNSEVKPHRITKSVAAEHTFDVNLSSEIFMLEQLERIAVSLEKRLKRHNVSGKTVTLKIKYSDFTQQTRSKTLPYFISDKSLIMEIVEELLYQEKMKNSVRLLGISLSNLNTEEKKAVVVQLKFAF; translated from the coding sequence ATGTCAGATGTGCCAACATATCGAAAAATTATCCATATCGACATGGATGCTTTTTATGCTTCGGTAGAGCAGATGGATAATCCTGCTTTGCGAGGAAAACCTTTGGCAGTTGGCGGTTCAGAAAACAGAGGAGTAGTTGCGGCGGCAAGTTACGAAGCCAGAAAGTTTGGTGTTCGAAGTGCCATAAGCGGTGTTTTGGCCAAAAAATATTGTCCTGAAATTATTTTTGTCCGCCCAAGATTCGACCGATACAAAGAAATTTCATCCAAAATTCATAAAATCTTTCATGAATATACCGATTTGGTCGAACCACTTTCGCTCGACGAAGCTTATCTCGATGTAACCCAAAATAAAAAAGGAAATCCAAGCGCCAGTTTATTGGCACAAGAAATCAGAACCCGAATTTTTAACGAAGTTGGATTAACCGCTTCTGCAGGTATATCGGTCAATAAATTTGTAGCTAAAATTGCCAGTGATATCAATAAACCAAACGGACAAAAAACGGTTAATCCAGATGAAATTATTCCTTTTTTAGAAGAACTGCCTATTAGAAAGTTTTACGGAGTTGGAAAAGTTACGACTGAAAAAATGTACCAGCTCGGAATTTTTACGGGCTCAGATCTTAAAAGCAAATCGTTGGAGTTTCTTGAAAAACACTTCGGTAAATCAGGTGCTTTTTATTACAGCGTGGTTCGGGGCATTCATAACAGCGAAGTTAAACCGCATCGGATAACTAAATCTGTTGCCGCAGAACATACTTTTGATGTCAATCTTTCTTCGGAAATTTTCATGCTCGAACAATTAGAAAGAATAGCTGTTTCGCTTGAAAAACGATTAAAGAGGCATAATGTTTCGGGAAAAACAGTGACTCTAAAAATAAAGTACAGCGATTTTACCCAGCAGACAAGAAGTAAAACACTTCCTTATTTTATTTCAGATAAAAGCTTGATTATGGAGATTGTAGAAGAACTGCTTTATCAGGAAAAAATGAAAAATTCGGTTCGGTTACTCGGAATTTCACTCAGTAATTTAAATACCGAAGAAAAAAAAGCAGTTGTAGTGCAATTGAAATTTGCTTTTTAA
- a CDS encoding metallophosphoesterase family protein: MRTFVIGDIHGGLLALEQVLKKAEVTTKDTLIFLGDYVDGWSQSAEVIDFLIDLKTKQNCICIRGNHDQLALDWLENRHEDFDEEMWYKHGGKATVEGYSKISPERKKEHIAFFESLKDYYLDDENRLFVHAGFTNLNGVVWEYFPKLFYWDRTLWESALALDPNLKPDDLYYPKRFTVYKEIYIGHTPVTRIGQTVPVNKACVWNVDTGAAFKGPLTIMDVNTKEFWQSDPLNELYSNEKGRN, translated from the coding sequence ATGCGAACATTTGTTATAGGCGACATACACGGAGGATTACTCGCACTTGAACAAGTATTGAAGAAAGCCGAAGTTACTACAAAAGATACTCTTATATTTTTAGGCGATTATGTTGACGGCTGGAGCCAGTCGGCAGAAGTTATTGACTTTTTAATCGACCTTAAAACCAAACAAAACTGCATTTGCATTAGAGGAAATCATGATCAGCTGGCATTAGACTGGCTGGAAAACAGACATGAGGATTTTGATGAAGAAATGTGGTACAAACATGGCGGAAAAGCCACTGTTGAAGGATATTCTAAAATATCTCCTGAAAGAAAAAAAGAACATATAGCGTTTTTTGAATCACTGAAAGATTATTATCTTGATGATGAAAACCGCCTTTTTGTTCATGCCGGATTCACTAATTTAAATGGTGTAGTCTGGGAATATTTTCCGAAATTATTTTACTGGGACAGAACACTTTGGGAATCTGCTTTGGCATTAGACCCAAATTTAAAACCTGACGATTTATATTATCCTAAGCGTTTTACCGTTTATAAAGAAATCTACATTGGTCATACTCCTGTTACAAGAATTGGACAAACCGTTCCTGTAAACAAAGCCTGCGTTTGGAATGTTGATACGGGTGCCGCTTTCAAAGGTCCGTTGACGATTATGGACGTGAATACCAAAGAGTTCTGGCAGAGCGATCCGTTAAATGAATTGTATTCTAACGAAAAAGGTAGGAATTAA
- a CDS encoding gliding motility lipoprotein GldH, with the protein MRIKNSGILLLAAILLFSCDKKRVFDEYKSVGSAWHKDSVVTFDLPVLDSTKKYNLFVNLRDNNNYPFNNLFLIVAIETPSGFTKVDTLEYQMANPDGTLMGNGFTDIKESKLYYKEDVKFKGKYKVHIKQAVRESGKIPGVEALEGITDVGFRIEQKD; encoded by the coding sequence ATGAGAATAAAAAATAGCGGGATTCTTCTTTTGGCAGCGATACTTCTTTTTTCGTGCGATAAAAAAAGAGTATTCGATGAGTACAAATCTGTTGGAAGTGCCTGGCACAAAGACAGCGTTGTAACTTTTGACCTGCCAGTTTTAGATTCTACCAAAAAGTACAATTTGTTTGTAAATTTGAGAGATAACAACAATTATCCTTTCAATAATTTATTTTTAATTGTGGCTATTGAAACACCAAGCGGTTTTACAAAAGTTGACACTTTAGAATACCAAATGGCAAACCCGGACGGGACATTAATGGGGAACGGTTTTACTGATATTAAAGAAAGTAAACTGTACTACAAAGAAGATGTGAAGTTTAAAGGAAAGTACAAAGTCCATATCAAACAGGCTGTTAGAGAATCAGGGAAAATTCCCGGAGTTGAGGCTTTAGAGGGTATTACAGACGTAGGTTTTAGAATAGAACAAAAAGATTAG
- a CDS encoding DUF6646 family protein produces the protein MKKVIITLLFLVSFGFIQAQEAFTGKGDIRVNVGANLQDGGSGIQGSVDFGLGENFSFGFVANYLLGVDNFNGFYHNDPTPYNDYKPEFKDRFDAKARINANLSSVIGVKQLDVYPGLSLGLRNFGGHVGGRYFFTDGFGVFTELGFPIAKYSTEKDVFDHLNNQVTFSLGASFKLN, from the coding sequence ATGAAAAAAGTTATCATCACATTATTGTTTTTAGTATCATTTGGATTTATTCAGGCACAAGAGGCTTTTACAGGTAAAGGCGACATTAGAGTAAACGTGGGTGCTAATCTTCAAGATGGCGGTTCAGGAATTCAAGGTTCTGTTGATTTTGGTTTAGGAGAAAATTTCTCTTTTGGATTTGTTGCCAATTACTTGCTTGGAGTAGATAATTTTAATGGTTTTTACCACAACGACCCAACTCCATACAACGATTACAAACCAGAATTTAAAGATCGTTTTGATGCTAAAGCAAGAATTAACGCTAATTTAAGCAGTGTGATTGGAGTGAAACAATTAGACGTTTATCCTGGTTTAAGTTTAGGTTTACGCAACTTTGGCGGACATGTAGGAGGTCGTTACTTTTTTACTGACGGATTTGGTGTTTTCACAGAGCTTGGTTTTCCAATTGCAAAATACAGCACGGAGAAAGATGTATTCGATCATTTAAACAATCAAGTTACTTTCAGCTTAGGAGCTTCTTTTAAACTGAACTAA
- a CDS encoding M4 family metallopeptidase has translation MEKKLPRIITAALLILSLSAAAQVTDKRISQKNVSENGQPSLITFSDVSTYKGTDSQKVFKEQLGLKDNQTFRKVKTETDKQGYTHEKFQLYEQGIKVEFANYTLHSENGRLVSMNGEYYNIENVKLTPALSPQEAFNRAVSHTHASEYLWDKPQDAKEIGYEKPVGELVLLPDMEQQGEKRTTDNVRLAYKFDIYATKPLSRGDLYIDAQTGKALFYNAAIKHLNDNVHARKVSSSKSADKETASSSKKTIVAANAETRYSGTQTIQTTLSGSSYILLDGTRGSGIQTYNSARTATYPTTNFTDADNNWTAAEYNNTNKDNGALDAHWGAEMTYDYWSAVHGRNSYDDAGAKIKSYVHYNLIAAGYSSNNNAFWNGSVMTYGDGSGTGGFDILTSLDVAGHEIGHAVCTYTANLAYQKESGAMNEAFSDIWAACIEYRAAPTKSTWLVGEDIERRSGHVALRSMSNPKSEGQPDTYGGTNWISVSCTPTSSNDYCGVHTNSGVFNHWFYILSVGKTGTNDIGSSYNVTGIGIDKAAKIAFRLEDVYLTSNSTFANARTSGIQSAIDLYGAGSAEVIATTNAFYAIGVGAAYSGTTDTVAPSAPTGLAASGTTGTTTNLTWTASTDNVAVTGYDIYQGTTLKGSSTTTSFNVTGLTALTTYSFTVKAKDAAGNVSAASNAVSVTTTAATVSYCASQGNSTADERISKVVFGTINNTSTGTAGYENYTAISTNAARGSAYTITITPVWTSTTYNEGYAVFIDYNQDGDFADSGETVWTKAASKTTPVTGTITIPATAVLGATRMRVSMKYNAVPTSCEGFSYGQVEDYTINITASGTIEAEPIAAGIVETETKGFALYPNPVESELNVTVSEENAYSYKIINALGQQLGSGQVSGAIDVSRLSTGIYLIELNNGKEKIVKKFAKK, from the coding sequence ATGGAAAAAAAATTACCAAGAATTATTACAGCAGCTTTACTAATTTTATCACTTTCTGCAGCTGCGCAGGTTACTGACAAAAGGATAAGCCAAAAAAATGTATCCGAAAACGGACAGCCTAGTTTAATTACCTTTAGCGATGTATCGACGTATAAAGGAACAGATTCTCAAAAAGTTTTTAAAGAGCAGCTTGGGCTAAAAGACAATCAGACTTTTAGAAAAGTAAAAACAGAAACTGATAAACAAGGTTACACGCATGAAAAATTTCAGTTGTATGAACAGGGAATTAAAGTAGAATTTGCCAATTATACATTACATTCTGAAAACGGAAGATTAGTTTCGATGAATGGAGAGTATTACAACATCGAAAATGTAAAACTTACTCCGGCTCTTTCTCCCCAGGAAGCTTTTAACAGAGCAGTTAGTCATACACACGCGTCTGAATATCTTTGGGATAAACCACAAGATGCGAAAGAAATTGGATATGAAAAACCTGTTGGTGAACTGGTTCTTCTGCCAGATATGGAACAACAGGGAGAAAAAAGAACGACAGACAATGTTCGTCTTGCTTACAAATTTGATATCTATGCAACAAAACCTTTAAGCAGAGGCGATTTGTATATAGATGCTCAAACAGGAAAAGCATTGTTTTACAATGCTGCAATTAAGCACTTAAACGATAATGTTCATGCAAGAAAAGTTTCATCTTCAAAAAGTGCTGATAAAGAAACGGCTTCTTCTTCTAAAAAAACAATTGTTGCCGCAAATGCAGAGACACGTTACAGTGGAACGCAGACTATTCAAACAACTTTAAGCGGCTCATCTTATATTTTATTAGATGGAACGCGCGGCAGTGGAATTCAAACCTATAATTCTGCAAGAACAGCAACTTATCCAACAACAAACTTTACCGATGCTGATAATAACTGGACAGCAGCAGAATATAATAATACCAATAAAGACAATGGAGCGCTCGACGCACATTGGGGTGCAGAAATGACCTATGATTATTGGTCTGCAGTACACGGCAGAAATAGTTATGACGATGCCGGAGCAAAAATTAAAAGTTATGTGCATTATAATTTAATTGCCGCAGGATATTCAAGTAATAACAATGCCTTCTGGAACGGAAGTGTTATGACATACGGCGACGGAAGCGGTACAGGCGGATTTGATATCTTGACTTCATTAGATGTTGCCGGACATGAAATTGGCCACGCAGTTTGTACGTATACAGCAAACTTGGCATATCAAAAAGAATCTGGAGCAATGAACGAAGCTTTCTCTGATATTTGGGCAGCTTGTATTGAATATCGCGCCGCGCCGACAAAGTCGACTTGGTTAGTAGGTGAAGATATTGAAAGAAGAAGCGGACACGTAGCTCTTCGTTCAATGAGTAACCCAAAATCAGAAGGTCAGCCGGATACTTATGGAGGAACAAATTGGATTAGTGTAAGCTGTACGCCGACAAGCAGCAATGATTATTGCGGTGTGCATACCAACTCTGGAGTTTTTAATCACTGGTTTTATATTTTATCTGTTGGAAAAACAGGAACTAATGATATTGGAAGTTCATACAACGTAACAGGTATTGGAATTGATAAAGCAGCTAAAATTGCATTTCGTTTAGAAGATGTTTATTTAACTTCAAACTCAACTTTTGCAAATGCAAGAACATCAGGAATTCAATCAGCTATTGATTTGTATGGAGCAGGTTCTGCAGAAGTTATCGCAACTACAAATGCATTTTATGCGATAGGAGTAGGTGCAGCATATTCTGGAACTACAGATACAGTAGCCCCATCGGCGCCAACAGGTTTGGCAGCTTCTGGAACAACCGGAACAACAACAAATTTGACATGGACAGCTTCAACAGATAATGTTGCCGTTACAGGATACGATATTTATCAGGGAACAACTTTAAAAGGTTCATCTACTACAACTTCATTCAATGTTACGGGATTAACAGCACTAACAACTTACAGCTTTACTGTAAAAGCTAAAGACGCTGCTGGAAATGTTTCTGCAGCAAGTAATGCGGTTAGCGTAACTACAACAGCAGCGACAGTATCATATTGTGCTTCTCAGGGAAACAGCACAGCTGATGAAAGAATAAGCAAAGTTGTTTTTGGAACAATCAATAATACGTCAACTGGAACAGCAGGATATGAAAATTATACTGCTATTTCTACAAATGCAGCAAGAGGAAGTGCTTATACAATCACTATAACTCCGGTTTGGACATCTACAACTTACAATGAAGGTTATGCAGTATTTATCGATTATAACCAAGATGGAGATTTTGCAGATTCTGGGGAAACAGTTTGGACAAAAGCAGCATCAAAAACTACTCCGGTAACAGGAACGATTACAATTCCGGCAACTGCAGTTTTAGGCGCAACAAGAATGAGAGTTTCTATGAAATATAATGCTGTTCCAACATCATGCGAAGGATTCTCTTATGGACAAGTTGAAGATTATACCATAAACATAACAGCTTCTGGAACGATCGAAGCAGAACCAATTGCTGCGGGAATTGTTGAAACTGAAACAAAAGGATTTGCATTGTATCCAAACCCTGTTGAAAGTGAGCTAAATGTTACTGTTTCAGAAGAAAATGCATATTCGTATAAAATTATTAATGCTCTTGGGCAGCAGCTTGGTTCTGGACAAGTTTCAGGCGCAATTGATGTAAGCAGATTAAGCACAGGGATTTATCTTATCGAATTGAATAATGGCAAAGAAAAAATAGTTAAGAAATTTGCTAAAAAATAA
- a CDS encoding penicillin-binding protein 1A, whose product MAAKKNNQTNTTKDINYYKKKFWRIFAYFLLGILAFFLFASWGLFGSMPSFEDLENPDSNLATEVISSDGVVLGKYFKTNRSQLKYSDLPKNLVEALVATEDARFYEHSGIDGRGTLRAVFSLGTNGGASTLTQQLAKQLFHGEGSRFLPFRILQKVKEWIIAIRLERQYTKNEILAMYCNVYDFGNYSVGVSSAAQTYFSKEPKDLTTDESAMLVGMFKNSGLYNPIRNPEGVKNRRNVVLGQMVKAKMISEAEKERLQALPIALKFKLESHREGTATYFREYLRDYLKKWVTENKKPDGSDYDIYKDGLRIYTTIDSRMQSYAEEAVSAHMQNLQQQFFIEQKNNKNAPFVNITQAETERIMMQAMKNSVRWAQMKDADKSEDDIIASFKIKTRMRVFTWKGERDTVMTPMDSIRYYKHFLQSGLMAMEPQTGNIKAWVGGINYKYFQYDHVGQGARQVGSTFKPFVYATAIEELNMSPCDSILDGPFMIHKGRHHVTEDWEPRNSDYKYRGMVTLKQALAASINTVSAKLIDRTSPEAVVELTKKLGVKTEIPVQPSIALGAVDITVEDMVAAYSTFANQGVYVKPQFLSRIENKSGEVIYEPIPESHDVLNKDIAFAVIKLLQGVTESGSGVRLRTQGGGSGDNRWTGYPYMFKNPIAGKTGTTQNQSDGWFMGMVPNLVTGVWVGCEDRSARFKSLTYGQGATAALPVWGYFMKKCYEDKNLQVSKGEFERPANLSIKVDCYQRPAIVKDTTQTEQNTDEFEL is encoded by the coding sequence ATGGCTGCTAAAAAAAACAATCAAACAAATACCACGAAGGATATTAATTACTACAAAAAGAAGTTCTGGAGAATCTTCGCCTATTTCCTGTTAGGAATTCTGGCATTTTTCTTATTTGCTTCTTGGGGACTTTTCGGTTCAATGCCTTCTTTTGAAGATTTAGAAAACCCGGATTCTAATTTAGCTACCGAAGTTATTTCTTCGGATGGAGTTGTATTAGGTAAATATTTCAAAACCAATAGATCACAGCTTAAATATTCTGATCTTCCAAAAAATTTAGTAGAAGCTCTGGTTGCTACCGAAGACGCTCGTTTTTATGAACATTCAGGTATTGACGGTCGTGGAACTTTAAGAGCCGTTTTTAGTTTAGGTACAAACGGAGGAGCAAGTACATTGACACAACAGCTTGCAAAACAGTTGTTTCACGGAGAAGGTTCTCGTTTCCTGCCTTTCAGGATTCTGCAAAAAGTAAAAGAATGGATTATTGCCATTCGTTTAGAAAGACAATATACCAAGAATGAGATTTTAGCAATGTATTGCAACGTTTACGACTTTGGAAATTATTCCGTTGGAGTAAGCTCAGCAGCACAAACCTATTTCTCAAAAGAGCCAAAAGATTTAACAACCGACGAATCGGCTATGCTGGTTGGAATGTTCAAAAACTCTGGATTATACAACCCTATTAGAAATCCTGAAGGAGTAAAAAACCGTCGTAATGTGGTTTTGGGGCAGATGGTGAAAGCAAAAATGATTTCTGAAGCTGAAAAAGAAAGATTACAGGCTTTACCAATTGCATTAAAATTTAAATTAGAAAGCCATCGTGAAGGTACAGCAACTTATTTTAGAGAATATCTTCGTGATTACTTGAAAAAATGGGTAACTGAAAACAAGAAACCAGACGGATCTGATTATGATATTTATAAAGATGGTTTAAGAATTTACACAACCATTGATTCAAGAATGCAGTCTTATGCTGAAGAAGCAGTTTCTGCACACATGCAAAACTTGCAGCAGCAGTTTTTTATTGAACAAAAAAACAATAAAAATGCACCATTCGTAAATATTACGCAGGCAGAGACAGAAAGAATCATGATGCAGGCGATGAAAAACTCTGTACGCTGGGCTCAAATGAAAGACGCAGATAAAAGCGAAGATGATATTATTGCTTCTTTCAAAATAAAAACTAGAATGCGAGTGTTTACCTGGAAAGGAGAACGTGATACTGTTATGACACCTATGGATTCTATTCGTTATTACAAACACTTCCTGCAGTCAGGATTAATGGCGATGGAACCTCAAACAGGTAACATCAAAGCCTGGGTTGGAGGAATCAATTACAAATATTTCCAATACGATCACGTAGGTCAGGGAGCAAGACAAGTAGGATCTACTTTCAAACCTTTCGTATATGCTACTGCGATCGAAGAATTGAATATGTCTCCTTGCGACTCTATACTTGACGGACCTTTTATGATCCATAAAGGACGTCACCACGTAACAGAAGACTGGGAACCAAGAAACTCTGATTACAAATACAGAGGAATGGTTACTTTAAAACAAGCTTTGGCGGCTTCTATCAATACAGTTTCGGCTAAATTAATTGACAGAACAAGTCCTGAAGCAGTTGTAGAACTGACTAAAAAATTAGGAGTAAAAACAGAAATCCCGGTACAGCCTTCAATTGCTTTAGGAGCGGTAGATATTACGGTTGAAGACATGGTTGCGGCATATAGTACATTTGCAAACCAGGGAGTTTATGTAAAGCCACAGTTTTTAAGCAGAATTGAGAACAAAAGCGGCGAGGTTATTTACGAGCCAATTCCAGAGTCTCATGACGTTTTAAATAAAGATATTGCCTTTGCAGTAATCAAATTACTTCAAGGGGTAACAGAAAGTGGTTCTGGTGTGCGTTTACGTACGCAAGGCGGAGGAAGCGGAGACAATCGCTGGACAGGTTATCCGTATATGTTTAAAAATCCAATTGCTGGTAAAACCGGAACAACACAAAACCAATCAGACGGTTGGTTTATGGGAATGGTTCCAAACTTAGTAACTGGAGTATGGGTTGGATGCGAAGATCGTTCGGCACGTTTCAAAAGTTTAACTTACGGACAAGGAGCAACTGCAGCTTTACCAGTTTGGGGGTATTTTATGAAGAAATGCTATGAAGATAAAAACCTTCAGGTTTCTAAAGGAGAATTTGAACGTCCGGCAAATCTTTCTATAAAAGTAGACTGCTACCAAAGACCTGCTATTGTAAAAGATACGACACAGACTGAACAAAACACAGACGAATTCGAGTTGTAA
- a CDS encoding CoA transferase subunit A, which yields MITKKVNNVQEAIAGIETGMTIMFGGFGLCGIPENTIAALVNTQISDLTCISNNAGVDDFGLGLLLQKKQIKKMISSYVGENAEFERQMLSGELEVELTPQGTLAERCRAAQAGIPAFFTPAGYGTEVAEGKEVREFNGKMHIMEEAFKADFAIVKAWKGDEAGNLIFKGTARNFNACMAGAGKITIAEVEELVPVGTLDPNQIHIPGIMVQRIFQGEKFEKRIEQRTVRTRN from the coding sequence ATGATAACAAAAAAAGTTAATAATGTTCAGGAAGCTATTGCAGGAATCGAAACCGGAATGACAATTATGTTTGGCGGATTTGGTTTGTGCGGTATTCCAGAAAATACAATCGCTGCATTAGTAAATACTCAAATTTCAGATTTAACCTGTATTTCAAATAATGCAGGTGTAGATGATTTTGGTTTAGGTTTGCTTTTGCAGAAAAAACAAATCAAAAAAATGATTTCTTCGTATGTTGGAGAAAATGCCGAGTTCGAACGTCAGATGCTTTCTGGAGAACTGGAAGTTGAATTAACACCGCAGGGAACTTTGGCTGAACGCTGTCGTGCAGCTCAGGCAGGAATTCCGGCATTTTTTACGCCGGCTGGTTACGGAACCGAAGTTGCCGAAGGCAAAGAAGTACGTGAATTTAACGGCAAAATGCATATTATGGAAGAAGCTTTTAAAGCAGATTTTGCAATTGTAAAAGCATGGAAAGGCGACGAAGCCGGAAATCTTATTTTTAAAGGAACTGCAAGAAACTTTAATGCCTGCATGGCGGGAGCTGGAAAAATCACGATTGCCGAAGTTGAAGAATTGGTTCCTGTTGGAACTCTGGATCCAAATCAAATTCACATTCCCGGAATTATGGTACAGCGTATCTTTCAGGGAGAAAAATTTGAAAAAAGAATTGAACAGCGAACTGTAAGAACTAGAAATTAG
- a CDS encoding CoA transferase subunit B, with translation MLTKEDIAKRIAKEVKDRYFVNLGIGIPTLVANYVREDIAVEFQSENGVLGMGPFPFEGEEDADIINAGKQTITTLPGASFFDSAFSFGMIRSQKVDLTILGAMEVSENGDIANWKIPGKMVKGMGGAMDLVASAENIIVAMMHVNKAGESKILKKCTLPLTGVGCVKKVVTELAVLEVTEKGFKLLERAPGVSVEHIIASTEADLIIEGEIPEMDI, from the coding sequence ATGTTAACAAAAGAAGATATAGCAAAACGAATTGCAAAAGAAGTTAAAGACAGATACTTTGTGAATCTGGGTATTGGAATTCCTACTCTGGTTGCAAATTATGTCAGAGAAGATATTGCGGTCGAATTTCAAAGTGAAAACGGCGTTTTAGGAATGGGGCCTTTTCCTTTTGAAGGAGAAGAAGATGCCGATATTATTAATGCTGGTAAACAAACCATAACAACATTGCCGGGAGCAAGTTTCTTCGATTCGGCTTTTAGTTTTGGAATGATCCGCAGCCAAAAAGTAGATCTAACTATTTTGGGTGCAATGGAAGTTTCTGAAAACGGAGACATTGCCAATTGGAAGATTCCCGGAAAAATGGTAAAAGGAATGGGAGGCGCAATGGATTTGGTGGCTTCTGCCGAAAATATCATTGTGGCTATGATGCATGTTAATAAAGCAGGAGAATCTAAAATCCTAAAAAAATGCACTTTGCCATTAACTGGTGTAGGATGCGTAAAAAAGGTTGTAACTGAGCTCGCAGTTCTCGAAGTAACTGAAAAGGGTTTTAAGCTCTTAGAACGAGCGCCAGGTGTGTCTGTTGAGCATATTATTGCTTCAACTGAAGCAGATTTGATAATTGAAGGAGAAATTCCAGAAATGGATATCTAA
- a CDS encoding PAS domain-containing protein — MKKNSSEDITNRTLVPILALDLHYEYLNELKAVFADLKKVNKIASQFTWNEKDLKIEERIKEEVVLITDLDLKIVFASNRIKRMTGYQEEEVLGKTPKMFQGPATSKSVLKEIKEAIRLKVPFKKTIENYKKDGRTYKCSVDAAPIYNLKGKISHFIAFEKEDKSA, encoded by the coding sequence ATGAAAAAGAATAGCTCTGAAGATATAACAAACCGCACTTTGGTGCCAATCTTGGCCTTAGATCTTCATTATGAGTATTTAAATGAATTAAAAGCTGTTTTTGCCGATTTGAAAAAGGTTAATAAAATTGCTTCCCAATTTACCTGGAACGAAAAAGATCTCAAAATAGAAGAAAGAATCAAAGAAGAAGTAGTGCTTATTACTGATTTAGATTTGAAAATTGTCTTTGCATCAAACCGAATTAAAAGAATGACGGGATATCAGGAAGAAGAAGTTCTAGGAAAAACGCCTAAAATGTTTCAGGGGCCTGCAACTTCTAAATCTGTTTTAAAAGAAATTAAAGAAGCCATCCGGCTAAAAGTTCCGTTTAAAAAAACAATAGAAAACTATAAAAAAGACGGCAGGACTTATAAATGCAGTGTCGATGCCGCGCCGATTTATAATTTAAAAGGCAAAATTTCACATTTCATAGCATTTGAAAAAGAAGATAAAAGTGCTTAA